The Sphingorhabdus sp. Alg231-15 genome has a segment encoding these proteins:
- a CDS encoding helix-turn-helix domain-containing protein, with protein MDIQQRLGKNLRKLRKAKGWSQEEFAFEAGIHRTYISDLERGARNPTITVVEKLAQALDVKAGELLD; from the coding sequence GTGGATATACAACAGCGCCTCGGCAAAAATCTTCGCAAGCTCCGCAAAGCCAAGGGCTGGTCACAGGAAGAGTTCGCATTTGAGGCCGGTATTCACCGTACTTACATCAGTGATCTTGAGCGAGGCGCGCGCAATCCTACCATCACTGTGGTTGAAAAGCTTGCTCAAGCGTTGGATGTTAAGGCTGGGGAGTTACTCGACTAG
- a CDS encoding DUF5681 domain-containing protein codes for MNDPSKVGYRKPPKEHQFKKGRSGNPRGRPRKQKPANPSEAEILRKISAETVVVDGKEMTKLELWLRVLEKKALQGDLRAMKLLEEKLQKAGIDGGKPQRQGVLVLPPPVSEEDWIKQAEQNQAKYRERKPDD; via the coding sequence ATGAATGATCCATCCAAAGTTGGTTATCGCAAACCTCCTAAAGAACATCAATTTAAGAAAGGACGCAGCGGCAATCCGCGCGGCCGGCCGCGCAAACAAAAACCGGCAAACCCGTCCGAGGCTGAGATTCTCAGAAAGATTTCTGCCGAAACTGTCGTCGTCGACGGCAAAGAAATGACCAAGCTGGAGTTATGGCTCCGGGTACTCGAGAAAAAGGCCCTGCAAGGTGATTTACGAGCCATGAAACTGCTTGAAGAAAAACTTCAGAAGGCTGGGATTGATGGCGGTAAGCCCCAGCGGCAAGGCGTTCTGGTTTTGCCGCCACCAGTGTCGGAGGAAGACTGGATCAAGCAGGCAGAACAAAATCAGGCCAAATATCGTGAGCGCAAGCCTGACGATTGA
- a CDS encoding DNA methyltransferase translates to MNHFTRRLAEKIISQKLSDLKPYAGNARKHSAKQIDQIAKSIKQFGFTNPVLVDEHNNVIAGHGRIAAAKKLDISDVPTACITGLSEADRKAYIIADNRLAELADWDDDLLKLELEGILDLEPDFDPDSIGFSDAEVTKILEPLEAVEPEDAVPDVDPTVPAVTKSGDIWQLGNHRLICGDSLLEQTYISLMAGDTAQMIFTDPPYNVPVGGHVCGLGKIKHNEFAMASGEMTSEEFTGFLKNCFKQLAKHSDDGSIHYICMDWRHMSEILAAGGSHYTELKNLIVWNKDNGGMGSFYRSKHELIFAFKSGSAKHINNFELGQHGRYRTNVWDYAGINSLKEGRDEELAMHPTVKPTQLVADAILDCSKRGGIILDAFSGSGTTIIAAEQTGRHCRAIELDPHYCDVAIKRWQSMTGKQAVHVGLDAKFDDLRSSPPN, encoded by the coding sequence ATGAACCACTTTACAAGGCGACTTGCCGAAAAAATCATCAGTCAAAAACTGTCTGATCTCAAACCCTATGCTGGCAATGCCCGCAAACATTCCGCTAAACAAATTGACCAGATTGCCAAAAGCATCAAACAATTTGGCTTCACCAATCCGGTCTTGGTCGATGAACATAACAACGTCATCGCTGGCCATGGTAGGATCGCCGCCGCAAAAAAGTTGGACATATCTGACGTTCCGACCGCCTGTATCACCGGCCTTAGTGAAGCAGATCGCAAGGCCTATATCATTGCCGACAACCGCCTCGCAGAATTGGCTGACTGGGATGATGATCTGCTCAAACTGGAGCTTGAAGGCATTTTGGACCTGGAACCGGACTTTGATCCGGACAGCATCGGCTTCAGCGATGCCGAGGTGACCAAAATACTGGAACCGCTCGAAGCCGTTGAACCTGAAGATGCTGTGCCGGATGTTGATCCTACCGTTCCTGCAGTCACCAAGTCGGGCGATATTTGGCAACTTGGAAATCACCGACTGATTTGCGGCGATTCGTTGCTGGAACAAACTTACATCTCACTTATGGCCGGTGATACTGCGCAAATGATCTTCACTGATCCACCGTACAATGTTCCTGTCGGCGGTCATGTGTGTGGTCTTGGCAAGATCAAACATAATGAATTCGCAATGGCTTCTGGCGAGATGACATCCGAAGAATTTACCGGCTTTCTAAAAAACTGTTTCAAGCAGCTGGCAAAACATAGTGATGATGGGTCCATTCATTATATCTGCATGGACTGGCGTCATATGAGCGAAATCCTGGCGGCCGGAGGCTCGCACTACACTGAACTCAAAAACCTCATTGTCTGGAACAAAGATAATGGCGGGATGGGCTCATTCTACCGGTCCAAGCACGAGTTAATCTTCGCGTTCAAGAGCGGTTCGGCCAAGCATATCAACAATTTTGAGCTGGGACAGCACGGGCGCTACCGGACCAATGTCTGGGACTATGCCGGCATAAACTCCCTCAAGGAAGGCCGCGATGAAGAACTGGCGATGCATCCAACCGTCAAACCAACGCAGCTTGTTGCCGATGCAATCCTTGATTGTTCCAAGCGTGGCGGCATCATCCTGGATGCCTTTTCAGGCTCTGGGACGACTATTATCGCCGCAGAACAAACCGGACGTCACTGCCGGGCAATTGAACTGGATCCGCATTACTGCGACGTCGCGATAAAGCGCTGGCAATCCATGACGGGCAAACAGGCCGTTCATGTCGGGCTTGATGCCAAGTTCGATGATCTGCGCAGTTCCCCGCCAAACTAA
- a CDS encoding CPBP family glutamic-type intramembrane protease, whose translation MSEPQATRIDIGEGASQFRLGALFDLLIVMAVLVIVKQSILPYSFLYAGPASTFSAMAVATILLRRRGFGWRDMGLQWPDNWLKTAGLTLLSMVVFIIAVLLMKLVAGIWFEHVGASGRFDHVEGNLGAYMIIMALTWTHASFFEELLFRAFVINHASRFMGGGIKADWIAVLFSSVFFGYRHYYYQGMYGALVTGAGGFAFGALYLWFGRKNIMPLIFAHGIFNSISQTSRFFGWED comes from the coding sequence GTGTCAGAACCCCAAGCTACAAGAATTGACATCGGCGAAGGCGCATCCCAATTCAGGTTGGGTGCGCTTTTCGATCTGCTAATCGTCATGGCCGTGCTTGTTATCGTGAAACAGTCGATATTGCCATATTCGTTCCTATATGCAGGCCCTGCATCGACATTCAGTGCAATGGCAGTCGCCACAATTCTATTGCGACGTCGCGGCTTCGGCTGGAGAGACATGGGACTGCAATGGCCGGACAACTGGCTCAAGACCGCCGGCCTGACGCTTCTGTCTATGGTTGTGTTTATCATCGCAGTTCTATTGATGAAATTGGTCGCCGGAATATGGTTTGAACATGTTGGAGCGAGCGGCAGGTTTGATCATGTTGAAGGCAATCTGGGAGCCTATATGATCATTATGGCGCTTACCTGGACCCACGCATCATTTTTTGAAGAACTGCTTTTCCGAGCCTTTGTCATCAACCATGCCAGCCGGTTCATGGGCGGCGGCATTAAGGCGGATTGGATCGCCGTCCTCTTCTCATCAGTATTCTTCGGCTATCGACACTATTATTATCAAGGCATGTACGGAGCGCTGGTCACCGGAGCAGGAGGGTTTGCTTTTGGGGCACTCTATCTGTGGTTCGGGCGCAAAAACATAATGCCGCTGATTTTTGCGCATGGAATTTTCAACAGCATTTCACAGACAAGCCGATTTTTCGGATGGGAAGATTAA
- a CDS encoding alpha/beta fold hydrolase encodes MKKYLSSFMAAILAAALLTGGGNAFAQTNVQQIALEANDGNRVTGFIYQNLKTEKDAPLAILMHGMTGSSLMWLANDHGAYGDIVVRDLIARGYRVVALDARAHGARKDDMKPLERLKLARSGQTGPYLSMINGTVSDYKVLLAKVRKQFGEPRHILAIGYSMGAQMAVLFAAEHEEITHIVTMVPPAAKSVPIVAPVNHAKKVKANWLLITASQDQFSNKADNEALMAAAGGKLDRVEFDSKHRLPRAYTAAAIDWIGKIETRNPAN; translated from the coding sequence ATGAAAAAATATTTATCAAGCTTTATGGCGGCGATTTTGGCTGCTGCTCTTTTAACTGGCGGCGGCAATGCTTTTGCTCAGACCAATGTTCAGCAAATCGCATTGGAAGCAAATGACGGCAACCGGGTTACAGGTTTTATCTATCAAAATCTAAAAACGGAAAAAGACGCACCATTGGCGATACTGATGCATGGAATGACCGGATCAAGCCTGATGTGGCTAGCGAATGATCACGGCGCATATGGAGATATTGTTGTACGTGACTTGATTGCCCGGGGATATCGGGTTGTTGCCTTGGATGCCCGCGCTCACGGGGCACGCAAGGATGATATGAAACCTCTGGAGCGCCTCAAGCTTGCGCGATCGGGCCAAACCGGCCCTTACCTGTCGATGATCAATGGCACGGTAAGCGACTATAAGGTGCTGCTGGCCAAAGTAAGAAAGCAATTTGGTGAGCCACGCCACATCCTGGCCATCGGATATAGCATGGGCGCCCAAATGGCTGTACTGTTCGCTGCAGAACATGAAGAGATAACGCATATAGTGACCATGGTTCCGCCGGCGGCAAAAAGTGTGCCCATCGTCGCTCCGGTCAATCACGCAAAGAAAGTGAAAGCAAATTGGCTGCTGATAACGGCAAGTCAGGACCAGTTTTCAAACAAGGCCGATAACGAAGCCCTGATGGCAGCGGCCGGCGGAAAACTCGACCGGGTGGAATTTGACAGCAAACACCGATTGCCGCGAGCCTACACCGCTGCCGCGATTGATTGGATTGGAAAAATCGAAACGAGAAATCCAGCGAACTAA
- a CDS encoding sensor histidine kinase — MTKQSQEVNSLIQKNYVSSIGICFAFFVLLAAMFVFDLEDNIFENQVSVEADKLSQTMALDGKTSGTVRSLEMQYYVGTDTMPPWLRNQVQADWKAGEYEVFGGDKGHYHLAVRGEDQTSRLYLIFNARPYIRSTQQVRNLVIFFVIFTSLMLLVAGYFLRRMTKKLTEPIEKIASAASSGATLDSSLLENHNTPVEIAILAKAIAEKDGRIESLLERERQFNRDVSHELRTPLAVAVGAAEIVQKEDSKSEALQRLVKSLGDMRLLTEGILWLGRSPNEGENCSAKEACHQSVRTNKHLLGDRNVAVAITGKTDTDIPVPSAVAQVIVGNLIRNAFRYTETGSIEVNILDRGVCVRDTGIGYGNASDTEIGFGVGLSLVQRLSAHFGLGLTVAARPEGGTEAVISW, encoded by the coding sequence ATGACTAAACAATCGCAAGAAGTGAACAGCCTGATCCAGAAAAACTATGTCAGCTCGATTGGCATCTGCTTTGCATTTTTTGTGTTATTGGCCGCGATGTTTGTCTTCGACCTTGAGGATAACATATTTGAAAATCAGGTCAGTGTGGAGGCAGATAAGCTATCACAGACAATGGCGCTGGATGGCAAAACGAGTGGCACAGTGCGCAGTCTGGAAATGCAATATTATGTGGGCACTGACACCATGCCACCTTGGTTGAGGAACCAAGTCCAGGCAGATTGGAAAGCAGGAGAATATGAGGTGTTCGGCGGCGACAAGGGCCATTATCACCTGGCAGTCCGGGGAGAAGATCAAACGAGTAGGCTTTATCTGATATTCAATGCCAGGCCTTATATCCGATCGACCCAGCAGGTACGAAACCTCGTTATATTCTTTGTCATATTCACAAGTCTAATGTTGCTGGTTGCGGGATATTTCTTGCGGCGGATGACCAAGAAATTGACAGAGCCGATAGAAAAAATCGCTTCTGCAGCATCGTCCGGTGCAACGCTCGATTCATCGTTGCTTGAAAACCATAACACACCCGTTGAGATTGCAATATTGGCCAAAGCGATTGCAGAGAAAGATGGCCGGATCGAGAGTCTTCTGGAACGCGAACGACAGTTTAATCGGGATGTAAGCCACGAACTCCGGACGCCATTGGCTGTTGCTGTTGGTGCCGCGGAGATTGTCCAAAAGGAAGACAGCAAAAGCGAAGCGCTCCAGCGGCTAGTGAAATCGCTCGGTGATATGCGGTTGCTGACCGAAGGAATTTTATGGCTTGGCAGATCACCAAATGAAGGGGAAAATTGTAGCGCGAAAGAGGCGTGTCACCAGTCCGTTCGCACCAATAAGCATCTATTGGGTGACAGAAATGTTGCGGTCGCAATAACCGGCAAAACCGATACCGACATCCCGGTCCCATCTGCCGTGGCGCAAGTGATTGTCGGAAATCTAATTCGCAATGCTTTTCGGTATACAGAAACCGGATCGATTGAAGTCAACATATTGGATCGCGGTGTCTGTGTGCGTGATACCGGTATCGGTTATGGCAATGCATCTGATACAGAAATCGGCTTTGGCGTTGGTCTGTCGCTTGTCCAAAGGCTTTCCGCCCATTTCGGGCTAGGCTTGACCGTCGCTGCTCGCCCCGAAGGCGGTACAGAGGCGGTGATCAGCTGGTAG
- a CDS encoding response regulator codes for MRVLIVEDNIDIQANIAEFLENEYLLDFAYNGDQGLELALTNDYDVIVLDLMLPGRDGIDLCKSYKGEARLQSPILMLTARDTLEDKETGFAAGADDYLVKPFELRELKMRIDALAKRPKIKNSAVLKHGDLLLDVADNRICIGSKSETVNKKEAVIFQLLIEAAPNVVTSQTIIYRIWGEDAPDSGALRTHIYNARKLLSSLDSSCVIETDRSHGYALRKRKIDD; via the coding sequence ATGCGCGTTCTGATTGTCGAGGATAATATTGATATTCAGGCCAATATCGCGGAATTTCTCGAGAACGAGTATTTGCTGGATTTCGCTTATAACGGCGATCAAGGTCTAGAGCTCGCGCTGACCAACGATTATGATGTCATTGTCCTTGATCTGATGTTGCCAGGTCGCGACGGTATTGATCTATGCAAAAGCTACAAGGGCGAAGCCAGATTGCAATCGCCAATCCTAATGTTGACTGCGCGTGACACTCTTGAAGACAAGGAAACGGGCTTCGCCGCCGGTGCCGATGATTATCTGGTGAAGCCGTTCGAACTTCGCGAGTTAAAGATGCGCATTGATGCGCTCGCTAAGCGTCCGAAAATCAAGAATAGCGCAGTTCTAAAGCACGGTGATCTATTGCTTGATGTCGCAGACAATAGGATTTGCATTGGTTCAAAGTCGGAAACCGTGAACAAGAAAGAGGCTGTCATCTTTCAACTTCTGATTGAAGCAGCACCAAATGTGGTGACGAGCCAAACGATCATTTACCGTATCTGGGGTGAAGATGCACCGGATTCAGGCGCACTGCGAACCCATATCTACAATGCGCGCAAACTCCTTTCATCCTTGGATTCATCCTGTGTCATCGAGACAGATCGATCACACGGCTACGCACTCAGGAAAAGAAAAATCGATGACTAA
- a CDS encoding ATP-binding cassette domain-containing protein, protein MKNQIALNNVSHYFETPHGRISLFDDLSLNISGQSSLAITGPSGVGKSSLLSLAAGLEPPRDGEISFTCEGQQISIVELRQKSGFIFQQFHLLEELDALGNIALPLRLKGNRKANEIARNWLDKIGLSDRANHKPNQLSGGEQQRVAIARAFVTDPVFIFADEPTGNLDAQTSTGVSDLMFDFAKQTGSALVIVTHSEELAQRAEKCFALSDTGLEQIK, encoded by the coding sequence ATGAAAAACCAAATAGCGCTGAATAATGTGAGCCACTATTTTGAGACGCCGCATGGCCGGATCTCATTGTTCGACGACCTGTCACTGAACATTAGCGGTCAATCTTCGCTGGCTATCACCGGGCCTTCGGGAGTCGGAAAATCCAGCCTCTTGTCGCTGGCGGCGGGTCTGGAACCTCCCCGGGATGGAGAGATTTCATTCACCTGTGAAGGACAACAGATTTCGATTGTTGAACTGCGTCAGAAGTCGGGCTTTATCTTCCAACAGTTTCATCTTTTGGAGGAATTGGATGCGCTAGGAAATATCGCGCTTCCGCTGCGCTTGAAGGGCAACAGAAAGGCCAATGAGATTGCCCGCAACTGGTTAGATAAAATTGGGCTGTCAGACCGCGCGAACCACAAGCCGAATCAATTGAGCGGCGGCGAACAACAACGCGTCGCAATCGCCCGCGCGTTTGTTACAGACCCGGTCTTTATTTTCGCTGACGAACCGACGGGCAATCTTGACGCCCAGACATCGACAGGCGTTTCAGATTTGATGTTCGATTTTGCCAAGCAGACGGGATCCGCGCTGGTCATCGTAACCCATAGTGAGGAATTGGCCCAGCGAGCCGAGAAATGCTTTGCACTGTCAGATACAGGATTGGAGCAGATCAAATGA
- a CDS encoding ABC transporter permease — protein sequence MNLLGLAFESFKNDQKMSDSRLVLVTQIVLIFFLATLSLTSASVQLFLNDNLNNMLGADLTISGSTQLSGNGEQIIANNASKFAKVQTLPLAISSGNNTISVQIKLVDQNYPLQGSLKIGDAKDAVNQRSVETGPKLGEIWLGPRASGKLGVDIGDMVEIGEEQLRFSATVFHEPDRIMEGHSVAMRALVNTESITTDAFKSSKIRHRYLVEASPSQQRFFEQWVSEKLDGHTIMTKTGGGHPLSSFWQRTENFLGLASVILFFMAAIAIDMANRRYLVRQKHRLAIYLSFGQTLASCVRLSFLQWMIGFAISFSAAIFLAYGAQYYLVGQLAQQFPGIGWGWHLQSLLKSAGITFLLLLAFQIPMFWQLTRTSLVSLIRAIEFPSAQLLRLFWIFASLTMLAAYYSDNFLLTGLTLGALGAALLLMIVLTWVILTIGEYWGRNRPGLLSFNFFIMKKRILTKSSQILGLGLCSLLLLFTLMLMKDIGDSLEGYTRLNDGNLMVAEMPAQDLPVLEQWAESNESQIRQMRPYSGAKLSHINEQPIDEAITTPSDSLATVKKNIRLSWSEAVPANNRLVDGIWWSASDENWQQISAEPEVMTDLNLQFGDRLTFLVNGKPFTFTLVASHAYRPGKGSVTFWFQIPEKAAQKLKADIFYMGSMELPSAAWDELGQLWKNNPALSLVPLKELTQRFDDTLAIVTKLTVGYAIMILIMAALVIAASMKGFESEDRKKNGLLTSIGITKSACLKLNLYDWLTVSLIAGVGAIAGTWVAGLLIYESQFSMRYAPDPLWLVGLILAISFIVCAVGTIFSRKSLSASIYTLLKE from the coding sequence ATGAACTTGCTCGGATTAGCCTTTGAGAGTTTCAAAAACGATCAGAAAATGAGTGACAGCCGGTTGGTGCTTGTAACACAAATCGTCTTGATATTTTTTCTCGCAACGCTGTCCCTGACAAGCGCCTCTGTGCAGTTGTTTTTGAATGATAATCTCAACAATATGCTGGGTGCGGACCTTACCATATCCGGCAGCACGCAGCTGTCTGGAAATGGTGAGCAGATAATCGCAAATAACGCATCCAAATTTGCCAAAGTGCAAACTCTTCCTCTGGCTATCTCTAGCGGGAACAACACCATCTCCGTTCAAATCAAGTTAGTTGATCAAAACTATCCATTGCAAGGCAGCTTGAAAATCGGTGATGCGAAGGATGCGGTAAATCAGAGAAGCGTCGAAACGGGTCCGAAGTTGGGCGAAATTTGGCTCGGACCGAGAGCCAGCGGGAAGCTGGGTGTTGATATCGGGGATATGGTGGAGATTGGCGAAGAACAGCTTCGTTTTTCAGCAACCGTGTTTCACGAACCTGATCGCATTATGGAAGGGCATTCGGTCGCCATGCGAGCATTGGTCAATACCGAATCGATCACAACAGATGCCTTTAAAAGTTCCAAAATACGTCACCGCTACCTTGTTGAAGCTTCGCCATCGCAACAGCGCTTTTTCGAACAGTGGGTGTCGGAAAAACTGGACGGTCACACGATCATGACTAAAACTGGTGGGGGTCACCCGTTATCGTCATTCTGGCAACGGACCGAGAATTTTTTGGGGCTGGCTTCGGTTATCCTGTTCTTCATGGCTGCAATTGCCATCGATATGGCCAATCGCCGGTATCTGGTGCGTCAGAAACATCGCTTGGCCATATATCTAAGTTTCGGTCAGACATTGGCATCATGCGTTAGGCTGTCTTTCCTGCAGTGGATGATCGGCTTCGCGATTTCGTTTTCTGCAGCGATATTCTTGGCCTATGGCGCGCAATATTATCTGGTTGGTCAATTGGCGCAGCAATTCCCTGGGATAGGCTGGGGCTGGCACCTGCAAAGCCTTTTGAAATCGGCAGGCATAACTTTCCTTCTTTTGCTTGCATTTCAAATTCCAATGTTTTGGCAGTTAACCCGCACTTCTCTTGTGAGTTTGATCCGCGCCATTGAATTTCCATCCGCACAGCTGCTCAGACTGTTTTGGATCTTTGCAAGCCTAACGATGCTTGCCGCCTATTATTCAGACAATTTTTTGCTCACCGGTTTAACGCTCGGTGCGCTAGGTGCAGCGCTGCTTTTGATGATAGTTCTAACATGGGTCATCCTGACCATAGGAGAATATTGGGGACGCAATCGTCCCGGCCTGTTGTCTTTCAACTTTTTCATCATGAAAAAACGGATTTTGACCAAGTCTTCGCAGATCCTCGGTCTGGGATTGTGTAGCCTGTTGCTGCTATTCACGCTGATGCTGATGAAAGATATTGGGGATTCCCTGGAGGGCTATACACGGTTGAACGATGGCAATCTGATGGTTGCTGAAATGCCGGCCCAGGACCTTCCGGTGCTGGAACAGTGGGCAGAATCAAACGAAAGCCAGATCAGGCAAATGCGCCCCTATTCCGGCGCGAAACTGTCCCACATTAATGAACAGCCTATTGATGAAGCGATCACTACCCCCAGTGACAGCCTCGCTACGGTCAAAAAGAATATCCGCCTGAGCTGGTCCGAAGCCGTGCCTGCCAACAACCGGCTTGTTGATGGAATATGGTGGTCCGCCAGTGATGAAAACTGGCAGCAAATTTCAGCTGAACCCGAAGTTATGACGGACCTGAATTTGCAGTTTGGAGACAGGCTGACCTTTTTGGTGAATGGCAAGCCGTTTACCTTTACGCTGGTTGCCAGTCACGCTTATCGACCCGGCAAAGGATCCGTTACATTCTGGTTTCAAATCCCTGAAAAGGCCGCTCAAAAACTAAAGGCAGATATATTCTATATGGGCAGTATGGAGCTTCCGTCCGCCGCCTGGGACGAGCTGGGTCAGCTATGGAAAAACAATCCGGCATTATCGCTGGTACCCCTGAAGGAACTCACCCAGCGGTTCGATGATACACTGGCAATTGTCACCAAACTGACTGTCGGTTACGCGATCATGATACTGATCATGGCCGCACTGGTCATCGCGGCATCAATGAAAGGTTTTGAATCAGAGGATCGAAAGAAAAATGGGTTGCTAACGAGCATTGGCATCACAAAGTCTGCCTGCCTGAAACTCAACCTCTATGATTGGCTTACAGTATCGCTGATCGCCGGTGTTGGCGCAATTGCGGGCACGTGGGTCGCGGGATTACTGATCTATGAATCGCAATTCTCGATGCGTTACGCCCCCGATCCACTCTGGTTAGTAGGATTGATATTGGCGATTAGTTTCATCGTTTGCGCCGTCGGAACAATATTCAGCCGAAAAAGTCTTTCAGCATCCATCTATACTCTCTTGAAAGAGTGA
- a CDS encoding DUF3526 domain-containing protein: MVRDMFREIRFLAKDRGALFWLVLAFVLSIISVAFGVAEVRDQRQTIAELVEEDRADRINALKGQEDWGGAAYYAFHLTYVPPSEFAFAALGQRDSSPWKNRVRMLALEGQIHEADTRNADFGLVGRFDFAFLAASVAPLLLILLLYDLRSAERTARRHDLLVATAGASRNLWLPRALVRVVALSLLLLIPLWAASVVEGASLGFTIQASAILVGALVLWWLIIELISRINASSSVLLTTMIGLWLALAIIIPALSKAAIEARQPLPNGGEILLLQRETVNDAWDLPKEATMTAFLEEHPEWREHATIEQPFEWKWYYAFQQLGDLKSKPLVDQYRLARLARDHEAGLLAFLSPTSLVERSFEKLAGTDAASMITYEDSVRDFHAELRRFHYPLLFKDEPFDRDLLEDLPGFVPPS; this comes from the coding sequence ATGGTTAGAGATATGTTTAGAGAGATACGTTTCCTTGCCAAGGATCGCGGCGCGCTATTCTGGCTTGTTCTGGCGTTTGTCCTGTCCATCATTTCAGTCGCATTTGGCGTTGCGGAAGTCCGCGACCAGCGACAAACTATTGCGGAGCTTGTGGAGGAAGACAGGGCCGACCGGATCAATGCGCTGAAAGGGCAGGAAGATTGGGGCGGTGCTGCCTATTATGCCTTTCATCTCACCTATGTCCCGCCGTCCGAATTTGCCTTTGCAGCCTTGGGTCAACGTGACAGCAGTCCCTGGAAAAACCGTGTGCGCATGCTGGCACTTGAGGGCCAGATTCATGAGGCGGACACCAGAAACGCCGATTTCGGTCTGGTCGGACGGTTTGACTTCGCCTTTCTCGCAGCGTCCGTAGCGCCGCTGCTTCTGATATTGTTACTCTATGACCTACGTTCGGCCGAACGAACAGCAAGGCGTCATGACCTGCTTGTGGCCACAGCAGGGGCTTCCAGAAACCTCTGGTTGCCCAGAGCGCTGGTTCGGGTGGTGGCTTTGTCCCTCCTATTGTTGATACCGCTATGGGCCGCATCGGTAGTGGAAGGTGCATCACTTGGCTTCACAATCCAAGCCAGTGCCATCCTGGTTGGCGCTCTTGTGTTGTGGTGGCTGATCATTGAACTGATCAGCCGGATTAACGCTTCTTCGTCTGTCCTGCTTACTACAATGATCGGATTGTGGCTCGCCCTGGCGATTATAATCCCGGCACTTTCCAAAGCCGCAATTGAAGCCCGTCAGCCATTGCCGAACGGCGGTGAGATTTTGCTGCTTCAGAGAGAAACGGTGAATGATGCCTGGGATCTGCCCAAGGAAGCAACGATGACCGCATTTCTCGAAGAACATCCTGAATGGCGCGAACATGCAACGATTGAACAGCCCTTTGAATGGAAATGGTATTATGCTTTCCAACAGCTTGGTGATTTGAAGTCCAAACCCCTGGTAGATCAATATCGGTTGGCTCGTCTGGCGCGCGATCACGAGGCAGGTCTGCTAGCATTTCTCTCACCAACCTCCCTTGTCGAGCGATCGTTCGAGAAACTGGCGGGCACGGATGCAGCCTCCATGATCACCTATGAGGATTCGGTGCGCGATTTTCATGCGGAACTAAGAAGGTTTCATTATCCGCTGCTCTTCAAGGATGAACCATTTGATCGGGACTTGCTGGAGGACCTTCCGGGTTTCGTCCCACCATCCTAA